From a single Vitis vinifera cultivar Pinot Noir 40024 chromosome 18, ASM3070453v1 genomic region:
- the LOC109121968 gene encoding TMV resistance protein N, whose translation MLEREIFFNGEDLDFVQRILDACHSFAKLIMQELDDKSLISILDKKLSMHDLMQKAGWEIVRRQNHNEPGKWSRLWDPDNVHHVLTKNTCLPKLEVINLGNSQHLLECPNLSSAPCLELLILDGCTSLLEVHPPVTKLKRLTILNMKNCKMLHHFPSITGLESLKVLNLSGCSKLDKFPEIQGYMECLVELNLEGTAIVELPFSVVFLPRLVLLDMQNCKNLTILPSNIYSLKFLGTLVLSGCSGLERFPEIMEVMECLQKLLLDGISIKELPPSIVHLKGLQSLSLRKCKNLKSLPNSICSLRSLETLIVSGCSKLSKLPEELGRLQFLMKLQISSLLFRLLHRENSDGIGLQLPYLSGLYSLKYLDLSGCNLTDRSINDNLGHLRFLEELNLSRNNLVTIPEEVNRLSHLRVLSVNQCKRLREISKLPPSIKLLDAGDCISLESLSVLSPQSPQYLSSSSRLHPVTFKLTNCFALAQDNVATILEKLHQNFLPEIEYSIVLPGSTIPEWFQHPSIGSSVTIELPRNWHNEEFLGFALCCVLSLEEDEIIQGPGLICCNFEFKEGPYLSSSISWTQRRQSG comes from the exons ATGTTAGAAAGAGAGATATTCTTCAACGGAGAGGATTTGGATTTTGTTCAACGAATACTTGATGCTTGCCATTCCTTTGCAAAACTCATAATGCAAGAGCTTGATGACAAATCTCTCATTAGTATTTTGGACAAGAAGTTATCGATGCATGATTTGATGCAAAAAGCCGGTTGGGAAATTGTTCGGAGGCAAAATCATAATGAACCTGGAAAATGGAGCAGATTGTGGGATCCTGACAATGTTCATCATGTATTGACAAAAAATACG TGTCTTCCAAAGTTAGAAGTCATCAATCTCGGTAACTCTCAACACCTTCTGGAATGTCCAAATTTGTCTTCTGCACCATGTTTGGAGCTGCTAATTCTTGATGGTTGTACAAGTTTGCTTGAGGTGCACCCACCAGTTACAAAGCTGAAGAGACTTACTATCTTGAATATGAAAAACTGCAAAATGCTTCACCATTTTCCAAGCATCACTGGATTGGAATCACTTAAAGTTCTTAACCTCTCTGGCTGCTCAAAACTTGACAAGTTTCCAGAGATCCAAGGGTATATGGAATGTTTGGTGGAGCTTAATTTGGAAGGGACTGCTATTGTAGAACTTCCCTTTTCAGTGGTGTTTCTCCCAAGACTTGTTTTATTGGATATGCAAAACTGCAAAAACCTTACGATTCTTCCAAGCAACATTTATTCTTTGAAATTCCTGGGAACTCTGGTGCTCTCTGGCTGTTCAGGTCTAGAGAGGTTTCCGGAAATCATGGAGGTTATGGAATGTTTACAAAAGCTTCTTTTAGATGGAATATCCATAAAAGAGCTGCCCCCCTCAATTGTTCATCTAAAAGGCCTACAGTCATTGAGTCTGAGAAAATGCAAAAACCTCAAAAGTCTTCCGAATAGCATTTGCAGTTTGAGATCCCTTGAAACCCTCATTGTCTCTGGCTGTTCAAAACTCAGCAAATTGCCAGAGGAGCTGGGGAGGTTGCAATTCTTGATGAAACTTCAA ATTTCATCCCTTCTATTCAGGTTACTGCATAGAGAAAATTCAGATGGGATTGGTTTGCAGTTGCCTTATTTGTCAGGTTTATACTCCTTAAAATATTTAGATCTTAGTGGCTGCAATCTAACAGATAGATCGATCAATGACAATCTTGGCCACTTACGCTTCTTGGAAGAATTAAACCTTAGCAGAAACAATTTGGTTACCATACCTGAGGAGGTGAATAGACTTTCTCATCTAAGGGTCCTTTCTGTGAATCAGTGCAAAAGGCTTCGAGAAATTTCCAAGCTCCCaccaagtataaaattattagaTGCTGGGGATTGCATATCCCTTGAGTCTTTATCAGTTCTATCTCCACAGTCGCCACAGTACCTATCGTCTTCCTCTCGCCTTCATCCTGTTACGTTCAAACTGACGAATTGCTTCGCACTAGCTCAGGATAATGTGGCAACTATTCTGGAGAAACTTCATCAG AACTTTCTTCCAGAAATTGAATACAGTATTGTTCTTCCTGGAAGTACAATTCCAGAGTGGTTCCAGCATCCAAGTATCGGATCCTCAGTAACAATAGAGCTGCCTCGAAATTGGCATAACGAGGAATTCCTGGGTTTTGCTCTATGCTGTGTGTTGTCACTTGAGGAGGATGAAATAATTCAAGGCCCTGGTCTGATTTGttgtaattttgaatttaaagaaGGGCCTTATTTGAGTAGCTCCATCTCTTGGACACAGCGGAGACAGAGTGGTTGA
- the LOC104877966 gene encoding disease resistance protein RPV1 codes for MASSGTSSFPGRWDVFLSFRGEDTRFNFTDHLYSALTSRGIHTFRDDEGLERGGEIQPSLLKAIEESKVSIVVFSKNYAHSQWCLDELYKIMESRREKGQIVVPVFYHVDPSDVRKQTGSFGKAFARYKKVTKERVLRWRAALTQAGGLSGWHVEHGYIIIIQVIVGRISKMLISRPKLLCISANLVGFDSRLEEMSSLLCMESNDVRMIGIHGIGGIGKTTLAIGIYNQIAHQFEGASFLPNAAEHRGSLIQRKLLADILGEKIARISNIDEGISLIKKTLCSRKVLIILDDVSALTQLEFLAGSRHWFGSGSRIIITSRNKHLLDVHEVDGLYEVQKLKSEEAFKLFSLYAFEADLLDDRFWELSGRALNYCDGLPLAVKVVGCYLRNKTELEWEDELLKLTTVGQLTVQYVLRLSYDRLQHTEKDLFLDIACFFRGKDSDSVGRILDSCNFSAIGMKVLKDCSFISILDNKIEMHGLMQQMGWEIIRRESPGQPGQRSRLWNPEDVHAVLTQKTGTKAIEGISFDVSASKEIQITSEALKKMTNLRLLRVYWDGLSSYDSNTVHLPEEFEFPSYELRYLHWDGWSLESLPSNFNGKKLVELSLKHSSLNHLWKGNKCLENLKVMDLSHSPYLVECPDVSGAPSLETLNLDGCTSLHEVHPSIPRLKNLKILNLGNCRMLYYFPRIIGLEKLEVLNLSGCSTLEKFPDIEANMESLLELYLEGTAIIELPSSVGYLRRLVLLNMKSCKNLKILPGRICDLKSLKTLILSGCSKLERIPEITEVMEHLEELLLDGTSIRELPCSILHLKGLVLLNLRKCKDLRSLPNRICGLKSLETLIVSGCSKLNRLPEDLGMLQCLRSLQADGTAITKPPITLVHLTNLRELSFSGCKGSTSNFWISSLTFRLLHRENSDDIGLQLPSLSGLRFMENLDLSDCNLMEGTIDNKLCHLELLEVLNLSRNYMVSIPADISRLSNLKVLLVRQCEKLQKIPKLPPSIKLFDACGCTALRSLPTPSRMISLQHRLVSTWLRPVEFMLWNCSGLYQDHVAMALETLHRELFPEIGYSIVIPGRGIPKWPWHENMGASVSATLPPHWLDNNFLGVALCAVFALEEGKTIQRPGEIRCNFECREGPYFSHSITWTHSGDRVVETDHVCMMYQPRSQFVKSKSTYASVFKHIKASFSLSGASHEVKKCAIRLIYAPNTSGNNMENFRSATRNGSVRQNN; via the exons ATGGCTTCTTCGGGCACCTCTTCTTTTCCAGGGAGATGGGATGTGTTTTTGAGCTTTAGAGGGGAAGATACCCGCTTCAATTTTACGGATCATCTTTATTCGGCTTTGACGAGTAGGGGCATCCACACCTTTAGAGATGATGAAGGACTTGAAAGAGGAGGAGAGATTCAACCTTCACTCTTAAAAGCTATTGAAGAATCAAAGGTGTCTATTGtagttttttccaaaaactatgctCATTCACAATGGTGTTTGGATGAGCTTTATAAGATCATGGAGTCCAGGAGAGAAAAAGGACAAATAGTTGTACCAGTTTTCTATCATGTGGATCCGTCTGATGTGCGGAAACAAACGGGAAGTTTCGGAAAAGCATTTGCAAGATACAAAAAAGTCACTAAGGAGAGGGTGCTGAGATGGAGGGCGGCACTGACCCAAGCCGGCGGTCTGTCTGGATGGCATGTGGAGCATGGGTATATTATA ATTATTCAAGTAATTGTTGGACGCATTTCGAAAATGCTGATCAGTCGTCCTAAACTCTTATGTATTTCTGCAAACCTGGTAGGATTCGATTCCCGTTTGGAAGAAATGTCGTCACTATTATGTATGGAGTCAAATGATGTTCGAATGATAGGAATACATGGAATTGGTGGAATAGGCAAGACTACCCTCGCCATAGGAATATACAACCAAATTGCTCATCAATTCGAAGGTGCTAGCTTTCTTCCAAATGCTGCAGAACACCGTGGATCGCTTATACAAAGAAAACTTCTAGCAGATATCCTAGGGGAAAAAATTGCACGCATAAGCAACATTGATGAAGGCATTAGCTTGATAAAGAAGACGCTTTGCTCTAGAAAGGTTCTTATCATTCTAGATGATGTTAGTGCTTTGACTCAATTAGAATTCTTGGCAGGGAGCCGTCACTGGTTTGGTTCAGGTAGTAGAATTATCATAACATCGAGAAATAAACATTTACTCGATGTGCATGAAGTTGATGGATTATATGAGGTTCAGAAATTAAAATCTGAGGAAGCTTTTAAACTGTTTAGTTTGTATGCGTTCGAGGCAGACCTTCTTGACGATAGGTTTTGGGAGCTCTCCGGACGTGCATTAAATTACTGTGATGGACTTCCGCTTGCTGTTAAAGTTGTGGGATGTTACCTGCGTAACAAGACGGAGCTTGAATGGGAAGATGAACTGCTTAAGCTAACAACAGTAGGGCAGCTTACAGTCCAATATGTGCTTAGATTAAGTTACGACAGACTGCAACACACAGAAAAGGATCTATTCCTTGATATTGCATGCTTCTTCAGAGGGAAGGACTCAGATTCTGTTGGAAGAATACTTGATAGTTGCAACTTCTCTGCAATTGGAATGAAAGTTCTCAAAGATTGTTCTTTCATTAGTATTTTAGACAACAAGATAGAAATGCATGGTTTGATGCAACAAATGGGTTGGGAAATCATTCGGAGAGAATCACCTGGACAACCTGGCCAACGGAGTAGATTGTGGAATCCAGAAGATGTCCATGCTGTGTTGACACAAAAAACG GGGACAAAGGCAATCGAAGGAATATCCTTTGATGTGTCGGCATCAAAAGAAATACAGATTACGTCTGAAGCtcttaaaaaaatgacaaaccTTCGACTCCTCAGGGTCTATTGGGATGGACTTTCATCATATGATTCTAACACAGTGCACCTTCCCGAAGAATTCGAATTTCCTTCCTATGAATTAAGATATCTTCATTGGGATGGATGGAGTCTGGAATCGTTGCCGTCAAATTTTAATGGTAAGAAACTGGTTGAACTCAGTTTGAAGCATAGCAGCTTAAACCACCTTTGGAAAGGGAACAAG TGTCTTGAAAATTTAAAGGTCATGGATCTCAGTCACTCTCCATACCTGGTTGAATGTCCGGACGTGTCTGGTGCACCATCTCTGGAGACACTAAATCTGGATGGTTGTACAAGCTTGCATGAGGTGCACCCATCAATTCCTAGGCTGAAAAATCTTAAGATCTTGAATTTGGGAAACTGCAGGATGCTTTACTATTTTCCCAGAATCATTGGATTGGAAAAACTTGAAGTTCTTAACCTCTCAGGGTGCTCAACACTTGAGAAGTTTCCAGACATCGAAGCCAATATGGAGTCTTTATTGGAGCTTTATTTGGAAGGCACTGCTATCATTGAACTTCCCTCATCGGTTGGGTATCTCCGACGgcttgttttattaaatatgaaaagctGCAAAAACCTTAAGATCCTTCCTGGCAGAATTTGTGATTTGAAATCCCTCAAAACTCTCATCCTTTCTGGCTGTTCAAAACTAGAGAGAATTCCAGAGATCACGGAAGTTATGGAACATTTAGAAGAGCTTCTTTTAGATGGAACATCTATAAGAGAGCTGCCCTGTTCAATTCTTCATCTCAAAGGTCTTGTGTTACTGAATCTGAGAAAATGCAAAGACCTCAGGAGTCTTCCAAATAGAATTTGTGGTTTGAAATCTCTTGAAACCCTCATTGTTTCTGGTTGTTCAAAACTCAACAGATTGCCAGAGGACCTGGGAATGTTGCAATGCTTAAGGAGTCTTCAAGCTGATGGAACTGCCATAACAAAACCACCTATCACACTTGTTCATTTGACAAACCTTAGAGAGTTATCATTTAGTGGATGCAAAGGATCAACATCTAACTTCTGGATCTCATCCCTTACATTCAGGTTACTGCATAGAGAAAATTCAGATGATATTGGTTTGCAGTTGCCTTCTTTGTCAGGTCTACGCTTCATGGAAAATTTAGATCTAAGTGACTGCAATTTAATGGAAGGAACAATCGATAACAAGCTTTGCCACTTGGAGCTTCTGGAAGTATTAAACCTCAGCAGAAACTATATGGTTAGCATACCTGCAGACATCAGTAGACTTTCTAATCTGAAAGTTCTTTTGGTGAGGCAGTGTgagaaacttcaaaaaattcCGAAGCTTCCACCAagcataaaattatttgatgccTGTGGTTGCACAGCCCTGAGGTCTTTACCGACTCCATCTCGGATGATAAGCCTACAACACCGGTTGGTTTCCACTTGGCTTCGTCCTGTGGAATTCATGCTATGGAATTGCTCCGGACTATATCAGGATCATGTGGCAATGGCATTAGAGACACTTCATcgg GAACTTTTCCCAGAAATAGGATACAGTATTGTGATTCCTGGAAGAGGGATTCCAAAGTGGCCCTGGCATGAGAATATGGGAGCTTCAGTTTCAGCAACCCTGCCCCCACATTGGCTTGACAATAACTTCTTGGGGGTTGCTCTATGTGCTGTGTTTGCACTTGAGGAGGGCAAAACTATTCAGCGGCCTGGTGAGATTCGCTGTAATTTTGAATGCAGGGAAGGGCCTTATTTCAGTCATTCCATCACTTGGACACACAGTGGAGACCGAGTTGTTGAGACGGATCACGTGTGTATGATGTATCAACCTCGCAGTCAATTTGTGAAATCAAAGTCTACCTATGCCAGTGTGTTCAAGCACATCAAGGCTTCTTTTAGTCTATCAGGGGCATCGCATGAGGTGAAAAAGTGTGCGATCCGTCTTATATATGCCCCAAATACAAGTG GTAACAATATGGAAAATTTCCGAAGTGCCACCAGGAATGGCTCCGTACGCCAAAATAATTAA